One region of Trinickia violacea genomic DNA includes:
- a CDS encoding peptidoglycan D,D-transpeptidase FtsI family protein gives MKKAQNRKSVSYSASPVLSVRLPMWRSKLVVFLLFMAFVALAGRAFWIQGPGNSFYLKQGESRYQRTIEMPATRGKILDRNGLVLATSLPVRAIWAIPESVPDDLGADKLAQLSKLLDMTQTELRAKLSGDKTFVYIKRQVPVDVADKVTALDIPGIYQRPEYKRFYPEGEITAHLIGFTNVEDEGQEGVELGDQKILVGTPGIRHVIKDRMGRVIEDVDETVVPHNGTDVELSIDSKIQYIAYANLKAAVEKFKAKAGAAMVVDVQTGNVLALVNYPTYNPNDRSHLTGEQLRNRIMTDVFEPGSIMKPFTVSLALDLHRVTPNTLVDTGNGHFTLDGAPITDDSGFGVLTVGGVIQKSSNIGATKIAMTLKPEEMWNMYTSIGLGQAPKVGFPGAAPGRLRPWKSWRRIEQATMSYGYGLSVSLFQLARAYTAIAHDGQIVPVSIFKTTGDQPVSGPQIFSPTTAREVRTMLESVVSTQGTSPDAAVPGYRVGGKSGTAYKHGPHGYDHSKYRASFVGMAPMPNPRIVVAVSVDEPTAGSHFGGQVSGPVFSGIVGDTLRSLNVPPDMPVKQLVVSDDPAQAAPAAGASAPVVAQKTAAVRSNEKPAIANHGGVKKITVSDNTKIRPGVVR, from the coding sequence ATGAAAAAGGCGCAGAACCGCAAGAGCGTGTCGTACTCGGCGAGCCCGGTGCTCTCCGTGCGCCTGCCGATGTGGCGCTCGAAGCTCGTCGTGTTTCTGCTGTTCATGGCCTTCGTCGCGCTCGCCGGGCGCGCATTCTGGATCCAGGGGCCGGGCAACTCGTTCTATCTGAAGCAGGGCGAAAGCCGCTATCAGCGCACGATTGAAATGCCGGCCACGCGCGGCAAGATTCTCGATCGCAACGGTCTCGTGCTCGCGACGAGCCTGCCGGTGCGCGCGATCTGGGCGATTCCCGAATCGGTGCCGGACGACCTCGGCGCGGACAAGCTCGCGCAGCTCTCGAAGTTGCTCGATATGACGCAAACCGAGTTGCGCGCGAAGCTCTCGGGTGACAAGACGTTCGTCTACATCAAGCGTCAGGTGCCGGTCGACGTCGCCGACAAGGTCACGGCGCTCGATATCCCGGGCATCTACCAGCGCCCCGAGTACAAGCGGTTTTATCCGGAAGGCGAAATCACGGCTCACTTGATCGGCTTCACGAACGTCGAGGACGAAGGCCAGGAAGGCGTTGAACTCGGCGATCAGAAAATCCTCGTGGGGACGCCAGGCATCCGTCACGTGATCAAGGACCGGATGGGCCGCGTGATCGAGGACGTCGACGAGACCGTCGTGCCGCACAACGGCACGGACGTCGAATTGTCGATCGACAGCAAGATCCAATACATTGCGTACGCCAACCTGAAGGCGGCCGTCGAGAAGTTCAAGGCGAAGGCCGGCGCGGCGATGGTGGTCGACGTGCAGACCGGGAACGTCCTCGCGCTCGTCAACTATCCGACCTACAACCCGAACGACCGCTCGCACCTGACCGGCGAGCAGTTGCGCAATCGGATCATGACCGACGTGTTCGAGCCGGGCTCGATCATGAAGCCGTTTACGGTGTCGCTCGCGCTCGATTTGCACCGCGTGACACCGAATACGCTCGTCGATACCGGCAATGGCCACTTCACGCTCGACGGAGCGCCGATCACCGACGACAGCGGGTTCGGCGTGTTGACGGTCGGCGGTGTGATCCAGAAGTCGAGCAACATCGGCGCGACGAAGATCGCGATGACGCTCAAGCCGGAAGAGATGTGGAATATGTATACGAGCATCGGCCTTGGCCAGGCGCCGAAGGTCGGTTTCCCGGGTGCGGCGCCTGGGCGCTTGCGTCCGTGGAAGAGCTGGCGGCGCATCGAGCAGGCGACGATGTCGTATGGCTACGGCTTGTCGGTGTCGCTGTTCCAGCTCGCGCGCGCGTACACCGCCATTGCGCACGACGGTCAGATCGTGCCGGTATCGATCTTCAAGACGACCGGCGACCAGCCCGTGTCCGGTCCCCAAATCTTCTCGCCGACGACGGCGCGCGAAGTCCGTACGATGCTCGAATCGGTGGTCTCGACGCAAGGCACGTCGCCCGATGCGGCGGTGCCGGGTTACCGCGTCGGCGGCAAGAGCGGTACCGCGTATAAGCACGGCCCGCACGGCTACGACCATTCGAAGTACCGCGCCTCGTTCGTCGGCATGGCGCCGATGCCGAACCCGCGCATCGTCGTCGCGGTGTCCGTCGACGAGCCGACCGCCGGCAGCCACTTCGGCGGCCAGGTGTCGGGTCCGGTGTTCTCGGGGATCGTCGGCGATACGCTGCGCTCGCTGAACGTGCCGCCCGACATGCCCGTCAAGCAGCTCGTCGTATCCGACGATCCGGCGCAAGCCGCGCCGGCCGCGGGTGCGTCGGCGCCCGTCGTCGCGCAGAAGACGGCCGCGGTTCGCAGCAACGAAAAGCCGGCGATCGCCAACCATGGCGGCGTCAAGAAGATCACCGTATCCGACAACACAAAGATTCGCCCAGGAGTCGTCCGATGA